The sequence GGTCGAGGCGCTGCTGCTCGGCGTGGTCGGCTCCGTGCTCGGCGTCGGCGCGGGCGTCGGCCTCGCCATCGGCCTGATGCAGCTCATGGGCCGGATGGACATGAAGCTGTCCACCGACGACCTGACGGTGGCCTGGACCACTCCCGCCCTCGGTCTGCTCCTCGGCGTGGTCGTCACCGTCCTCGCCGCCTACCTGCCCGCCCGGCGCGCCGGCAAGGTCTCCCCGATGGCCGCCCTGCGCGACGCCGGCGCCCCCTCCGACGCCCGGGCCGGTGCCGTCCGCGCCGTCCTCGGCCTGCTGCTGACCGCCGCCGGCGCCTGGAGCCTGTACACCGCCGCCACCGCCGACCAGGCCAAGACCGGCTCGGGCTGGCTCGGCTTGGGCGTGCTGCTCACCCTGATCGGCTTCGTCGTCGTCGGCCCGCTGCTCGCCGGCGGTCTGGTCCGCGTCCTCGGCGCGGTCCTCCTGCGGGTCTTCGGGCCCGTCGGCCGGATGGCCGAGCGCAACGCGCTGCGCAACCCGCGCCGCACCGGCGCCACCGGCGCCGCCCTGATGATCGGCCTGGCCCTGGTGGCGTGCCTGTCGGTGGTCGGCTCCTCCATGGTGGCCTCCGCCACCGACCAGCTGGACAAGACCGTCGGCACCGACTTCATCGTCCAGGAGGACAACGGCCAGGTCATCACCAAGCAGGCCGTCCAGGCCGTCAAGGACACGCCGGGCCTGGCCCGGGTCACCGAGTACAAGCTCCTGGACGCGGCCCTGACCACGCCGGACGGCCGTACCACCAAGAAAGAGACGATCAACGCGGCCGACCCGACGTACGCCCGGGACGTGCGCACCAAGACCGTCGCCGGCAGCCTCGCCGACGCCTACCAGCCGGACTCGATGTCCGTCTTCGAGGGCTTCGCCGAGGACCACGGCATCAAGCTCGGCTCCACGGTCGCCGTCCACTTCGAGGACGGCCGGACGGCGAAGCTGACCGTCCGCGCGATCACCAGCGACGAGGCCGTCGTCGACAAGGGCGCGATGTACGCCTCCATCAGCACGGTCGCCAAGTACGTCCCCGCCGACCGGATGCCGCTGGACGACCTGCTGTTCGTCACGGCGAAGGACGGCCAGGAGAAGACCGCCTACACGGCGCTGAAGTCGGCGCTGCACGAGTTCCCGCAGTACACCGTGCGCGACCAGACCGACTACAAGCAGGAGCTGAAGGACCAGATCGGCCAGCTGCTGAACATGATCTACGGCCTGCTGGCGCTGGCGATCATCGTCGCGGTCCTCGGCGTGGTGAACACCCTGGCGCTGTCCGTGGTCGAGCGGACCCGGGAGATCGGCCTCATGCGGGCCGTCGGCCTCTCCCGCCGCCAGCTGCGCCGCATGATCCGCCTGGAGTCCGTGGTGATCGCCGTCTTCGGCGCCCTGCTCGGCCTCGGCCTCGGCATGGGCTGGGGCGCCACCGCGCAGAAGCTCCTCGCCCTGGAGGGCCTGACCATCCTGGACATCCCCTGGCCGACGATCGCCGGGGTGTTCGTCGGGTCGGCCTTCGTGGGCCTGTTCGCCGCCCTGGTCCCGGCCTTCCGGGCCGCCCGGATGAACGTGCTGAACGCGATCGCGACCGACTAGCCGCACCGGCCCGGCCGACGGTGACCGCACACGGGGCCGGGCCCGGGCGGCGGCCACCGCGTACGGGGGTCGCGGGGGAGCATCCGGCGCCGGGAAGTCCGCGAGGGCTTCCCGGCGCCGGTCCGCGCGTTCCCGGGACACCTTCCCGGCGCGGGCACACCCGTCCGCCGGCACCTTCCGCGCCCTGGGCCCCGGGAGTTGTCCACAGGGCCGGGCCCGAGGTTGTCCACAGGCTCCCGCACGGCCGCCGACACCGTCGTACGCTGGACACCCCCGGCCCGTCACACGAGTCGGGCCCTTCGTGTTGCCGACCCCCTGGACGGAAAAAGCCTCCATGAGCCTGCACGGTCTGCTCGACGCCGTCGTCAAGGACCCCGCCCTCGCGGAAGCGATGCGCGCGGCAGCGGACGGCAACCGCCCGCACGTCGACCTGGTCGGTCCCCCGGCGGCCCGCCCCTTCGCCGTCGCCGCCCTGGCCCGGGACGCCGGCCGCACGGTGCTGGCGGTCACCGCGACCGGCCGCGAGGCCGAGGACCTCGCCGCCGCCCTGCGCTCCCTGCTGCCGCCCGAGGGCGTCGTGGAGTACCCCTCCTGGGAGACCCTCCCGCACGAGCGGCTCAGCCCGCGCAGCGACACCGTCGGCCGCCGCCTCGCCGTCCTGCGCCGCCTCGCCCACCCCCGCCCCGACGATCCCGAGACCGGCCCCGTCTCCGTCGTCGTGGCCCCCGTGCGCTCCGTGCTCCAGCCGCAGGTCAAGGGCCTCGGCGACCTGGAACCGGTGGCCCTGCGCACCGGCCAGAGCATCGATCTGGACCACGTCGTCGAATCCCTCGCGGCCGCCGCCTACGCCCGCGTGGAGCTGGTCGAGAAGCGCGGCGAGTTCGCCGTGCGCGGCGGCATCCTGGACGTGTTCCCGCCCACCGAGGAACATCCTCTGCGCATCGAGTTCTGGGGCGACGAGGTCGAGGAGATCCGCTACTTCAAGGTCGCCGACCAGCGCTCCCTGGAAGTCGCCGAACACGGCCTGTGGGCGCCTCCGTGCCGCGAGCTGCTGCTCACCGACGACGTCCGCGCACGCGCGCGCGCCCTCGCCGAGGACCATCCCGAGCTGGGCGAACTCCTCGGCAAGATCGCCGAGGGCATCGCCGTGGAGGGCATGGAGTCCCTGGCCCCGGTCCTGGTGGACGACATGGAGCTGCTCCTCGACGTGCTGCCCAAGGGCGCCATGGCCGTCGTCTGCGACCCGGAGCGGGTCCGCACCCGCGCCGCCGACCTCGTCGCCACCAGCCAGGAGTTCCTGCAGGCGTCCTGGGCGGCCACCGCCGGCGGTGGCGAGGCCCCCATCGACGTCGGCGCGGCCTCCCTGTGGTCCATCGCCGACGTCCGCGACCGCGCGCGCGAACTGGACATGATGTGGTGGTCGGTCTCCCCGTTCGCCGCGGACGCCGACGCGGCGGGCGACGCCGACACCCTCAAGCTCGGCATGCGCGCCCCCGAGACCTACCGCGGCGACACCGCGCGCGCCCTCGCCGACACCAAGGGCTGGCTCGCCGACGGCTGGCGCACGGTCTTCGTCACCGAGGGCCACGGCCCGGCCGCCCGCACGGTGGAGGTGCTCGGCGGCGAGGGCATCGCCGCCCGCCTCGACTCCGACCTCGGCGAGCCGAGCCCGTCGGTGGTGCACGTCTCCTGCGGCTCCATCGAGTACGGCTTCCTGGACCCCGCGCTCAAGCTCGCCGTGCTCACCGAGACCGACCTCTCCGGACAGCGCACCGCCGGCCGCGAGGGCGCCCGCATGCCGGCCCGCCGCCGCAAGACCATCGACCCGCTCACCCTGGAGCCGGGCGACTACATCGTCCACGAACAGCACGGCGTCGGCCGCTACATCGAGATGGTGCAGCGCACCGTGCAGGGCGCCACCCGCGAGTACCTGGTCGTGGAGTACGCGCCCGCCAAGCGCGGCCAGCCCGGCGACCGGCTGTACATCCCGACCGACCAGCTGGAGCAGATCACCAAGTACGTCGGCGGCGAGGCCCCCACCCTGCACCGCCTCGGCGGCGCCGACTGGACCAAGACCAAGGCCCGCGCCAAGAAGGCCGTCAAGGAGATCGCCGCCGACCTGATCAAGCTGTACAGCGCGCGCATGGCCGCTCCCGGCCACGCCTTCGGCACCGACACCCCCTGGCAGCGCGAGCTGGAGGACGCCTTCCCCTACGCCGAGACCCCGGACCAGCTCACCACCATCGCCGAGGTCAAGGAGGACATGGAGAAGTCGGTCCCCATGGACCGCCTGATCTGCGGCGACGTCGGCTACGGCAAGACCGAGATCGCGGTGCGGGCCGCCTTCAAGGCCGTACAGGACGGCAAGCAGGTCGCCGTCCTGGTGCCCACCACCCTGCTGGTGCAGCAGCACTACGGCACGTTCTCCGAGCGGTACGCGCAGTTCCCCGTCAACGTGCGCGCCCTGTCCCGCTTCCAGACCGACACCGAGGCCAAGGCCGTCCTGGAGGGCCTGAAGGACGGCGCGGTGGACGTCGTCATCGGCACCCACCGCCTGTTCTCCTCCGAGACCAAGTTCAAGGACCTCGGCCTGGTCATCGTCGACGAGGAGCAGCGCTTCGGCGTCGAGCACAAGGAGCAGCTGAAGAAGCTCCGCGCCAACGTCGACGTGCTGACGATGTCCGCGACCCCCATCCCGCGCACCCTGGAGATGGCGGTCACCGGCATCCGCGAGATGTCCACGATCACCACGCCTCCCGAGGAGCGCCACCCGGTGCTCACCTTCGTCGGGCCGTACGAGGAGAGGCAGATCGGCGCCGCCATCCGCCGCGAACTGCTGCGCGAGGGCCAGGTCTTCTACATCCACAACCGCGTCGAGTCCATCGACCGCGCGGCGGCCAGGCTCCGCGAGATCGTCCCCGAGGCGCGCATCGCCACCGCCCACGGCCAGATGTCGGAATCCGCGCTGGAACAGGTCGTGGTCGACTTCTGGGAGAAGAAGTTCGACGTGCTGGTGTCGACCACCATCGTGGAGTCCGGCATCGACATCTCCAACGCCAACACCCTGATCGTGGAGCGCGGCGACACCTTCGGCCTGTCCCAGCTGCACCAGCTGCGGGGCCGGGTCGGCCGTGGCCGCGAACGCGGATACGCCTACTTCCTGTACCCGCCGGAGAAGCCGCTGACGGAGACCGCGCACGAGCGCCTGGCGACCATCGCCCAGCACACCGAGATGGGCGCGGGCATGTACGTCGCGATGAAGGACCTGGAGATCCGCGGCGCCGGAAACCTGCTCGGCGGCGAGCAGTCCGGGCACATCGCCGGCGTCGGCTTCGACCTGTACGTCCGCATGGTCGGCGAGGCCGTCGCCGACTACCGGCGCCAGCTGGAGACCGGCGCGGTCGAGGAGGAGCCGCCGCTGGAGGTCAAGATCGAGCTGCCCGTCGACGCGCACGTCCCGCACGACTACGCGCCCGGCGAGCGCCTGCGCCTCCAGGCCTACCGCTCGATCGCCTCCGCCAACAGCGAGGAGGACGTCAAGGCCGTCCGCGAGGAACTCACCGACCGCTACGGCAAGCTGCCCGAACCGGTGGAGAACCTGCTGCTGGTGGCCGGCCTCAGGATGCTCGCGCGCGCCTGCGGCGTCGGCGAGATCGTGCTCCAGGGCACCAACATCCGCTTCGCGCCGGTGGAGCTGCGCGAGTCGCAGGAGCTGCGCCTCAAGCGGCTCTACCCCGGCACGGTCATCAAGCCGGCCGCCCACCAGGTGCTGGTCCCGCGCCCGAAGACCGCGAAGGTGGGCGGCAAGCCGCTGGTCGGCCGCGAACTGCTGGCCTGGGTCGGCGAGTTCCTCACCTCGATCCTGGGCTGACGGACGGCGCACGACGACGGGGGCGGCGGAGGGTGTACGACGACGGGGGCCGGTGGACGGGAACGGGGGCGCGGGTGCGGATCGGTGAGCTGGCGGAGGCGACCGGCACGACCCCGCGCGCCCTGCGCCACTACGAACGGCAGGGCCTGATCACCTCCGCGCGGGCCGCCAACGGCTACCGCGCGTACGACGCCCGGGCTGTCGTACGGGTCCGCAACATCCGCCGGCTGCTGGCGGCGGGCCTCACGCTGGACGACGTACGCGTGTTCCTGCCCTGCCTGGACGGCGACGTCACCGCCGGCCCCGCCTCCGCCGCCGGTCTCAAGGTCGCCCGGGACCGGCTGGCCGTCCTGGACGCCCGTATCGCGGCCCAGACGCAGCTGCGGGAGCGGCTGGCGGCGGCCTTGCGGGAGGCGGGCGCCGAGGTCCGGTGAAGGGGCCGGAGCGGGAACGTCCCGTGAACGGGCCGGGTCAGGAGACGACCGCGCCGCCGTCCACCGGC comes from Streptomyces sp. SCL15-4 and encodes:
- a CDS encoding ABC transporter permease; this encodes MTVLKTSMRNFLAHKGRMALSAVAVLLSVAFVCGTLVFTDTMNTTFDKLFQATASDVQVGAKGASDTGETTSRTGKPPVLPASVVGEVRRARGVKSAEGTVFSTSVTVVDAGKDKLSPGNGGPTIVGSWNGNDARTMEITSGTAPKGPDQVMVDADTADRHGLKRGDDIGLITAVGTHHARVSGIAAFKVTNPGAAIFYLDTRTAQQTLVGRTGVYTTVNVTAARGVSDEQLKKNVVAVLGHDYKVQTAKEVADANQKQVQSFLNVMKYAMLGFAGIAFLVGIFLIINTFSMLVAQRTREIGLLRAIGSSRRQVNRSVLVEALLLGVVGSVLGVGAGVGLAIGLMQLMGRMDMKLSTDDLTVAWTTPALGLLLGVVVTVLAAYLPARRAGKVSPMAALRDAGAPSDARAGAVRAVLGLLLTAAGAWSLYTAATADQAKTGSGWLGLGVLLTLIGFVVVGPLLAGGLVRVLGAVLLRVFGPVGRMAERNALRNPRRTGATGAALMIGLALVACLSVVGSSMVASATDQLDKTVGTDFIVQEDNGQVITKQAVQAVKDTPGLARVTEYKLLDAALTTPDGRTTKKETINAADPTYARDVRTKTVAGSLADAYQPDSMSVFEGFAEDHGIKLGSTVAVHFEDGRTAKLTVRAITSDEAVVDKGAMYASISTVAKYVPADRMPLDDLLFVTAKDGQEKTAYTALKSALHEFPQYTVRDQTDYKQELKDQIGQLLNMIYGLLALAIIVAVLGVVNTLALSVVERTREIGLMRAVGLSRRQLRRMIRLESVVIAVFGALLGLGLGMGWGATAQKLLALEGLTILDIPWPTIAGVFVGSAFVGLFAALVPAFRAARMNVLNAIATD
- the mfd gene encoding transcription-repair coupling factor, producing MSLHGLLDAVVKDPALAEAMRAAADGNRPHVDLVGPPAARPFAVAALARDAGRTVLAVTATGREAEDLAAALRSLLPPEGVVEYPSWETLPHERLSPRSDTVGRRLAVLRRLAHPRPDDPETGPVSVVVAPVRSVLQPQVKGLGDLEPVALRTGQSIDLDHVVESLAAAAYARVELVEKRGEFAVRGGILDVFPPTEEHPLRIEFWGDEVEEIRYFKVADQRSLEVAEHGLWAPPCRELLLTDDVRARARALAEDHPELGELLGKIAEGIAVEGMESLAPVLVDDMELLLDVLPKGAMAVVCDPERVRTRAADLVATSQEFLQASWAATAGGGEAPIDVGAASLWSIADVRDRARELDMMWWSVSPFAADADAAGDADTLKLGMRAPETYRGDTARALADTKGWLADGWRTVFVTEGHGPAARTVEVLGGEGIAARLDSDLGEPSPSVVHVSCGSIEYGFLDPALKLAVLTETDLSGQRTAGREGARMPARRRKTIDPLTLEPGDYIVHEQHGVGRYIEMVQRTVQGATREYLVVEYAPAKRGQPGDRLYIPTDQLEQITKYVGGEAPTLHRLGGADWTKTKARAKKAVKEIAADLIKLYSARMAAPGHAFGTDTPWQRELEDAFPYAETPDQLTTIAEVKEDMEKSVPMDRLICGDVGYGKTEIAVRAAFKAVQDGKQVAVLVPTTLLVQQHYGTFSERYAQFPVNVRALSRFQTDTEAKAVLEGLKDGAVDVVIGTHRLFSSETKFKDLGLVIVDEEQRFGVEHKEQLKKLRANVDVLTMSATPIPRTLEMAVTGIREMSTITTPPEERHPVLTFVGPYEERQIGAAIRRELLREGQVFYIHNRVESIDRAAARLREIVPEARIATAHGQMSESALEQVVVDFWEKKFDVLVSTTIVESGIDISNANTLIVERGDTFGLSQLHQLRGRVGRGRERGYAYFLYPPEKPLTETAHERLATIAQHTEMGAGMYVAMKDLEIRGAGNLLGGEQSGHIAGVGFDLYVRMVGEAVADYRRQLETGAVEEEPPLEVKIELPVDAHVPHDYAPGERLRLQAYRSIASANSEEDVKAVREELTDRYGKLPEPVENLLLVAGLRMLARACGVGEIVLQGTNIRFAPVELRESQELRLKRLYPGTVIKPAAHQVLVPRPKTAKVGGKPLVGRELLAWVGEFLTSILG
- a CDS encoding MerR family transcriptional regulator codes for the protein MRIGELAEATGTTPRALRHYERQGLITSARAANGYRAYDARAVVRVRNIRRLLAAGLTLDDVRVFLPCLDGDVTAGPASAAGLKVARDRLAVLDARIAAQTQLRERLAAALREAGAEVR